A genomic region of Oryza glaberrima chromosome 1, OglaRS2, whole genome shotgun sequence contains the following coding sequences:
- the LOC127755826 gene encoding transcriptional corepressor LEUNIG-like, producing the protein MVLYSDNMAQNMLDIYIYDYFVKRNLQTTAKAFQSEGNVSMDPVAIDAPGGFLFEWWSIFWDIFIAQIDREHSDVATSYIETQQAKAEHKKQQQQQYHHQQHQHQQIQMQQMLLQRAAQQQQQLHRDGCHLLNGITSGFSGNDLLMRHNPATANAMAVKIYEERLKLPSQRDSLDEASIKLQQRYGEKYGQVLDLNQASLLKADTCGQSSGPILPGGIGDLSSTLQQVQARSPRLPILEQNIKTRINPILTNRDVISEGSLLGLQGSNHGGRNFMLKGWPLMQKPFLQSPQQFQQLQFLTPQQQLLLQTHQNMASLPANDVETRRLWMLHNNKNMAIHLDGQINNNSGHIIPNIGSPDQIGGSRNKIDMLIAGHSQQQQLQQSTISHQQAQSLNQLHHQQAQSVGSMLDGSIPNSFGLVNRASKKRKKIVSSSGRANSSGTSNNVGSSSSSAPSIPFTHTPGDAMSMPQLKYNGGKSKSLSMFGYDDTKSLISPANPPGDVDQLQEDGSLDENVESFLSQEDMDPQETMGHCMDASKGFGFIEVAKARASTNKVDCCHFSSDGKLLATGGHDKKVVLWFTDDLNIKATLEEHSMIITDVRFSSIMTRLATSSFDKTIRVWDANNPEYSLHTFIGHSTSVVSLDFHPNKEDIICSCDSDGEVRCWSIDNGSCVNCVRVFNGGAIQLRFQPHHGKYLAVVSEKMISILDAETLHIYRSDLQGHLKNIHSVCWDATGGYLASVSEDSIKVWSFTTGNDGDCVHELICSGNKFYSCVFHPKFPYLLVIGCYEYLELWDIRENNIVTINNAHDGMIPSLAASNASGLIASVSHDRLVKLWK; encoded by the exons GTCATATATTGAG ACTCAACAAGCAAAAGCAGAGCATAAaaaacaacagcaacaacaataTCATCATCAACAACATCAGCATCAACAAATACAAATGCAACAAATGTTATTACAAAGAGctgcacaacaacaacaacaactgcATAGAGATGGTTGTCATCTTCTTAATGGTATCACAAGTGGATTTTCTGGAAATGATCTTTTAATGCGACATAACCCCGCTACTGCAAATGCTATGGCAGTAAAAATATATGAAGAGAGGTTAAAGCTCCCTTCCCAAAGAGATTCTTTAGATGAGGCATCAATAAAG TTGCAACAAAGATATGGGGAAAAATATGGGCAAGTGCTTGATCTAAACCAAGCATCATTGTTGAAAGCAGATACATGTGGACAATCTTCAGG GCCAATTTTGCCTGGAGGTATTGGTGACTTATCAAGTACTCTGCAACAAGTTCAGGCAAGAAGTCCGCGACTTCCTATTCTAGAACAG AATATCAAAACTAGGATCAATCCAATTTTGACAAATAGAGATGTTATTTCTGAGGGATCATTACTTGGTCTACAAG GATCTAATCACGGTGGAAGAAATTTTATGTTGAAAGGTTGGCCACTCATG CAGAAGCCGTTCCTACAATCACCCCAACAATTTCAACAACTCCAGTTTCTAACTCCACAACAACAACTTTTGCTGCAAACCCATCAAAACATGGCTTCCCTTCCAGCTAATGATGTAGAGACTAGAAGATTATGGATGcttcataacaacaaaaatatggcCATTCATCTAGATGGACAGATTAATAATAATAGTGGTCATATTATTCCAAATATTGGTTCCCCTGACCAAATTGGTGGATCACGTAATAAGATAGATATGTTAATAGCG GGTCATAGCCAGCAGCAACAGCTTCAACAGTCTACAATCTCCCATCAGCAGGCTCAAAGCTTGAATCAGCTTCACCATCAACAGGCTCAAAGCGTCGGAAGTATGCTAGATGGGAGCATACCAAATTCTTTTGGATTAGTTAACCGA GCAtcaaagaagagaaagaaaattgtCTCATCCTCTGGAAGAGCTAATAGCTCAGGAACATCAAACAATGTTGGGTCGTCTTCAAGTTCTGCACCTTCAATACCTTTCACTCACACTCCAGGAGATGCAATGTCCATGCCACAACTGAAGTATAATGGCGGTAAATCAAAATCGTTGTCTATGTTTGGCTATGATGACACCAAAAGCTTGATCTCTCCAGCAAATCCACCG GGTGATGTAGACCAGTTGCAGGAAGATGGCTCCTTGGATGAAAATGTAGAATCTTTTTTATCTCAGGAAGACATGGATCCTCAGGAGACCATGGGGCATTGCATGGATGCCAGTAAAG GGTTTGGTTTTATCGAGGTTGCAAAAGCTCGTGCAAGTACAAACAAGGTTGATTGTTGTCATTTCTCGTCGGATGGGAAACTTCTAGCCACGGGAGGCCATGATAAAAAA gTTGTTTTATGGTTCACAGATGACTTAAACATTAAAGCTACATTGGAAGAGCATTCTATGATAATTACAGATGTCCGATTTAGCTCAATCATGACTCGTCTTGCTACATCTTCCTTTGACAAAACCATACGGGTTTGGGATGCTAACAAT CCGGAGTATTCTCTCCATACTTTCATAGGTCATTCAACATCTGTTGTGTCACTTGATTTTCACCCAAATAAAGAAGATATCATTTGCTCATGTGACAGTGATGGGGAAGTGCGTTGCTGGAGCATAGATAATGGTAGCTGCGTGAACTGTGTTAGGGTATTTAAT GGAGGTGCTATTCAGTTGAGATTTCAACCTCACCATGGGAAATATCTTGCAGTTGTCTCAGAAAAGATGATTTCCATACTAGATGCAGAAACGTTGCACATTTATAGGAGTGATCTACAG GGGCACTTAAAGAATATCCATTCAGTTTGCTGGGATGCTACGGGTGGCTACCTAGCCTCTGTTAGTGAAGATTCTATCAAGGTTTGGTCATTTACTACAGGAAATGATGGTGATTGTGTGCATGAGTTGATTTGCAGCGGGAACAAATTTTATTCTTGTGTCTTCCACCCAAAATTTCCATACTTGCTTGTGATTGGTTGTTACGAG TATTTGGAGCTGTGGGACATCAGGGAGAACAATATCGTGACCATTAACAATGCTCATGATGGCATGATTCCATCGCTAGCAGCATCAAATGCATCAGGGTTGATTGCCTCAGTGAGCCATGATAGGCTTGTCAAGCTTTGGAAATGA